TGGTCCCACCTGCGGTTTCGTTTACTAGAGCTATAAATCTTGATGCATATGCAGCCTAGGCAGGGTTCCCAAGGAAGGACCAACCCAACCCGTGGAGCAGATACGGAGGCCTGTCTCTATTAAGTAACTATTTGTACTTGTTAAGATGTTTAGTAGGCGACGGACTATGTATGGTTCATTGTATTTTAATATAAGCGATAATGATGgtgtacaatattattttagaagaagCAACAATGACATATGGATATTACTATTGAAGGATAATTTTTACTGGTACAAATATTTGGTACAATTGACATTAGTCATCGACTAATCCCTTTACTTATTTCCACtgcgttatatatatatcacttctTGTGTGTTCTATTTGAGAATGCACTCCTAGCCCCAAGTCAGATTTGTGGTGTTGCTTACTAGTTGGCACCCTTGGCACTTCGGATCCTCGCCAAGTACATTGCCAAGGATCAAGGGCACCACACTTCATATCATATAAGATTCCAAAAATATCAGAAACAAAattcacttcccaatcatgcaCATCTGATGTAGACCCAAATTGATATGGGGTATCTAGGTCTAGATTCTACGTTGATTGCATTGAAGTACTACCTTAAGAAGATGAATCTGTACAAATATGGAAGGAAAAGCTTACTATCTTCTTTGGACTAAGggcaatattagttattttccctcaaatcatatatttatgttcatttttgccttattaataaatattgggtTTCAAGCTTTGGaagtgattttgattttgattttgattttggccAAATTTATGGAAGGATTCttgttaatttatgtatttatttctcatataataatttagattttttttatttttggaaaaatatcataatttcgaattttgcaATTATTTAAGTTTGGCTTGTGgggttaataaaaaaaatttctaattttactataatcaataatttttagagttttctctgtttttgggcGAATCTCGTCTTCTCTATGTAGATCATATGTTGAAACTAGCCGTCAGAATTATGTGTattttggatagtgagatgagatggttttagatgaaagttgaaaaaaatatttttagaatattattttttaatattattattattttaggatttgaaaaaattaaaatttttagtatattttgtgtgaaaatttgaaaaaattgaatttttttattatattttgtgtggatatttgaaaaagttataatgatgagatgagatgagatgaaattgttTTCGTATCCAAACGGGTTAATCTAAATTCTGTCTGGCttcaattggtattagagcttaAGCTTCTTTCCTGGGGTTATATCTCATTAGTTTCCATGGTTGGTGGTCGTGTTCATTGTCATCATGGGCAGGTTCCAAATGAGGAACTCCCTTATCGTGATCGTAGTGTTTAGGATTTGATAATTGAGGATTTGCGAAGACAAGTTGGGAGTTAACCCTGCGTCTAACGGCACAAGATATCGGTGATCGTGAGATGGAAGATGACGATTCTGATTCTAGTTTTGAGAACCCGTATAACAAGTGTGCTCTATTTTGGGAGTACCATGGTAGGGAGTAGTGTCATGGGGATCTCGGTTTCAGAGTTAATTTACCAGAATTTTCTGGAACTCTTCAAGTTGAAGGTTTCGTTGATTTATTGCATGAAGTTGAATGAATTTACTACTTTGAGGAAGAAGAGTTTGAGGATGAACATTCTTCCACAAGATGGAACTCTATACCAATTTATGATACCTATCCTAATAAAGATAACCTAGTGGGTGacgtaattattttgattgaaaacatataaaatttggataaagaaaatggtggcaaagttttgaaatttgaagatcatgaaacaatttttgagacaattaacattgttgattttcttggagttgaggattgtttttttcaaattctcctatgcaaaataatttttttggatttgagaCATGGGAAAGAAACTTAATTTTGGAGTATAAGATgctcaatattattttatttctagccgatcaaatcaattttagtttttttatgatCACTGGGACGATacaacaaaaggaaagaaagattgGTCTAATTGGACATCCAAAAGATTGAATCGAGAAAGTTTAGCATTTGAGGATGAATTTTCTTTAACCCGGGGAGAATGATGCAAACCCAAATTGATATGGGGTACCTAGGTGTAGATTTTATGATGATTGCATTGAAGTACTACCTTAAGAAGATTAATCGATACAAATATGGAAGGAAAAGCTTAATATCTTCCTTGGACTATGGACAATTTTAGTTATTTTCCcgtaaatcatatatttatgctccTTTTTGCCTTGTTAGTAAATATTGGGTTTCAAGTTTTAGaagtgattttgattttgattttggccAAATTTATGGTAGGATTCttgttatttatgtatttatttctcatacaataatttagattttttcatttttggaaatatatcataatttcgaattttgcaACTATTTAAGTCTGGCTTGTGGGCtccataaaaaaatttctaattttactattaatcaataatttttagagtttttaGAGTCTTGGAGCCTTCCACATAGATTTTGGGTCTTGGTTGCTCCATGGGTCACTAGAGTTTTTTCTTGGGCATTGTATGGACTCAACGAATGGGTTGGGCCATGTGAAGGGTCCAACTAAGTTCTAGGGCTTGCCCTATAATTTCATGGGCTAAGTCACTTAACAACCCCAATGGTCCGATCTTAAATTCGAAAATGAACCCAACTTGTCCGATAAATACTTTTGGGCCTATAAATAATTCTTGGGCCTAATACTAATTAAATAGGGGCTTGCAGGAAACTCTTTGCTGAGTGCCTGTGCACCCCTGAGATTAGTTGGGACACTGTTTCTGGACatccagtgccaataaaaaaaaatactaattaaaTAGGGGCCCACTTGgttcataaatattaaatgggATTTAATCCAATTATTTGTCCCAATTCAATTCCATAATACATCATAATAAATTTTGGGCCTAttcaaaaaaatccaataaacctcaataaattaataacttgtGGGCTATTCCAAAGTGATCCATTAAACATAATTaggcccaataaaattatccTTGTTAAATCCCTAAAATCATTGGATCGGGTTGTTCTAACACCGCAACTAACATTGTGtacacacacacccacacacaATATTTGATACATAAATCTTCAAATCTCTTCTGTTGTTTTTCTTATTCTGCGATGCtcctcaatttttttatatggctATAATTATTGGTGGCAGATATTTTCCAGAGAATGGGCACTGTATCTGATCTCTACTTATTACATATTTTGGTCAAGACAAAAGATATGAAGTAATGCGATACTgtaatattagataattttatgAATGACTTATTTTCTCTGGCCAAAGTTACCTGCTGCAATTCTGTAATTGTTTGCTCCATCTTTTACATATCAATCAATTACTTTATGTTTGCACTTCATGAGAATTTGTGAACACTTGTCCttgtttggttaaccaaaaccaaaaaactcatctcatctcatctcaactcatcattacaattttttcaaatcccaatacaaaattaatattaaaaaattatattataataatattttattcattattatttaaaacatctcatctcatcttatctgatCTTTATAACCAAACGGGGTTTCATGTTTGACAGGTGATTTCCCAGACCAGGAGTCAGTGGGGTCTGGGACAAAAAGGTCTAGTGTATCATCTAGCAGTAGGTCTCGGAACCGCAAAGATTTTTTCCATAGATTTTTGGATAGTAGAGATCTGACTGTGAAACTTGAAGACTGGTTTGATTCGTTATCAGAAAAGTCAGCAGGAAAATCACCTGCCTTTGATGTTCCTTTCGAGTTAATAGAACTTCAAAAGTTTGATTATGCATTGGAAGGGATCACATTTCAGCAGCTGATTCGGATGCCGAATGCTGTTTATGCTTCTACTTCTGATGCTGTAGAGGCAACTGCTTATCTTGCTATTGAAGACTTTTTACATGCGAGTGTGAAGGGCTTGTGGGAGGCATTTTGGAGTCAGGATGAACCTATGCCTTTCTCTGTTGCCTGTCTGTCCGATGCTAACTTGAAATTCTACCAGGCTGAGAAGGCCATTGCTAATGGTAAGCTTGGAACTCTTTGTGCCACTGGTATAATGCTAAAAAACCCTAGGCATCCCAGCGGGTCGTGGGACCATCTTCTTGAATTGGCTCTTATGAGACCTGATATTGGAAGCCTTGCTGGGGATGGTGAGCGGCAGCCTTCTCTTTCTGTTATAGGGGAGGCCCTATTCTATGCTCTTCGTATACTACTATCAAGAAGCTTAAGCAGATTGAGTTTCTCTGAGAGTTCAAACACAGTCTTTGTTCTTCTTGTTGATTCTCAACATGGTGGGGTTGTAAGAGTTGAAGGAGACATATATAAGTTGGAATATGATGTTAATAATGTTTATGAATGTGCTGCTAATTGGATAAGAGACCATGCTAGAATTGCAGTCTCTCCGGTTGATCGGATCTGGAACAAGCTAGGAAATGCAAATTGGGGAGATCTTGGTGCTCTACAGGTACTCTTTGCAACCTTCCACTGTATCATGCAGTTTGCTGGAATGCCCAAGCACTCTATTGAGGATTTAGCTGTTGACCATGGTTCTCGCCTTCAAACGAGGAGAGCGGAGAGGCAGTTGGAGGATACCAGAGTGAATGGGAATGGTGTATTTCGTTACCAGCAGCACACCGTTTCCCCTGAAATTGTTGAAGTTCAAGAAGATTCCAATAATATTCGGTCTGAAGAGGTAATGAAGTTGGAAGTCGGATCCACATTATGGTTGGAGGATTCCAACCGGGAAAAGGGTTATCAGATTAACGAATTGCTGAGCAGTGCTGAATTTTCATATTACATTGCATCTCCTCTGGAAGACCCAGGAAAAAGTCTGTTTCTATATGTTGGTTCTCATCCTTCTCAGCTGGAACCAGCATGGGAAAATATGAATTTATGGTATCAGGTTCAGAGACAGACTAAAATATTGACCATTATGAAACAGAAAGGTCTCTCTTGCAAATATTTACCACAGTTAGGTGCATCTGGCAGGATTATTCACCCTGGTCAGTGTCGAAGACCCAGCTCGGGAGGAAACTGTGACCACCCTTGGTGTGGCACCCCAATTCTTGTGACCAGCCCGGTTGGTGAAACTGTGGCTGAAATGATTAGTGAAGGTCGATTCCGTTCAGAGGAGGCAATCAGGTGTTGTCACGATTGCTTGTCTGCACTTTCGACGGCTGCCCGTGCTGGGATTCGGCATGGAGACATCAGGCCAGAGAATGTAATTTATGTCAGGTCCGGTGTGAGGTATCCGTATTTTGTCCTTATTGGCTGGGGACATGCCATTCTTGAAGATAGGGACCGCCCTGCATTGAATCTTCATTTCTCATCAACTTTTGCTCTTCAGGAGGGAAAGTTGTGCTCAGCTTCAGATGCAGAGAGCCTGGTTTATATGCTTTATTTTTCGTCTGGTGGTACTTTGCCTGACCTGGATTCTGTTGAGGGGGCGTTGCAGTGGAGAGAGACCTCTTGGTCAAGGAGGTTGATTCAGCAGAAGCTTGGTGACGTCTCAACGGTGTTGAAGGCATTTGCTGATTATGTTGACAGTCTTTGTGGGACACCATATCTGATGGACTATGATATATGGCTAAGAAGGTTAAAGAGAAATATTCGTGAGGAGGACCATGGTAAGGAAATAGACACATCAAGCTAGGATATTTTCCTTTGGCTAATGGTAAAATGAATCCCCTAGATCACTTTTATCATTATCTAGTTCTAATTGTGATTGATATGGATTTCTGGTGGAAGTCTCTGAAACATGAAATCATTTAAATGCATGCAAGAATCCGGAGTTTGTTTTACTTCAGACAGTGTTGGGGTTTAAAATACAAGAACGGTTTGGTTACTTCCTCCGTGAAGCAGCTCAATCATAATCGTCTCTTCTGAGTGTGCGCTGTGCTGTCCTGCATCTTGGATATCTCTTGCACGGCTTTCTGGTATATGCATTGATGAGTAGTTGAAGTATTGGTTATTCAGAATGATCTCTGGTTATAGTTGGTTCTTGGACTCTGTGTTCAGAAATTATCTGTGCATATATTTGCAGTGAAGCACTCTACTTATGCAGGGGATCAGACGGCTTTTAGCTGTTGCGAGTTTCTTATTGATAGATGCTGTATTGAGTGCAACCATTCCCATGTAAAGAAATGAATCATCCAGATTGCCCTGAAGTTAGTGTAATTGTTGAGGTATGAGATTGGACTCGAGTAGAGTCTGCTTTGTTCAGGCAGCAACCTCATCTGTAAATGTGTTAGCCCCTTTTCGTgtactttattttaattttgcgGGTGGGATGCGACTGTGGAGGGTTTGAGGGTGGGCAGGTCCATGGGATTTTATGAAGCCCTTAGAACGGGCAATATTTGATCATTTGAGCCTCTATTCTTTATTTCAAATTGACCGTTCGGCGTTCACAAGTTCCTTTTAGAATATCATCATACTTCCTGTCATTTACCCCTTATCGTCTGTTCGCAATTTGTCTGTTCAGGTATGCTGTAAACATTATCTTGCTTCTGTTGCTTCTGTTTCAGCTAACTGCCAAGCTTCAATACTATTAATAATACCATTTGCCCGAGTAATTATTAAGTACTCCTGGAGTATCGATATGTGATATTCTCGTTCTATTATAAGATGTCATGTCAGTTAAAATTGGTGTTTGCACAAGCATTTTTAATTACATGGCATGTTTGCACCACATCATCCGTACTCCGGAAATACCTAATAATTTTCTCTATTCGGACAATGCAATGCAAACACTTTTGAAGCTCTTTTGAGCAACATAAGATCATATCGACCAAGAATGGTGCACGTATGATGGTGGTCTGATTGAGGTGGTGCTACCCATAACGAAGTTGTGAAACAAGTTCTTCTCAGTTTGGCACTAATTAGTTAATCCAAACTCTCTCTGTTACAAGTTCATATACATGGAGGTATTCTGATCAATAATATTCAATATAGCTTTACCAATTAGCTATCACATATACAATCATACTCAATTCGAATTCCCACTCTTTCTGTTACTCTTCCTGGTGATGGCGTTACCTGTTGACATTGGAAGAAGGCCGAAAATAAGACCCAACTGAGAATTACCTTTAGCCTTCTGAAACCATAATCTCATTCTCTGAAACCAAGTTTGCTGTTCTAGAAAGCTTATTCCCATCACTATTGAACAATACTTCCAAACTTCAGAGACAAAGCTTCTGGAACTCTTAACACATGATCATGATCCAAAGACTCCTCCGAAGGCATGAAACAATAGTTACACATTGATGCCAAAGGAATATGAAGCATTTTGTGATTCCAAGCCCATCTATGCCAACCCCATCTTCTCTCCCCGAGATACAAAGTGATTCCAAGCAAATGTGATGAAAAAGAACCCCCTTCCTCAATGAAACCAACCTGTGACAAATTTGACAAACCAAACCCACACCAAAAAGCCTTTGCAAGTAAGCCGAGTTCCACCCATTTGAAACCACATCAGCCACCTAAATCCATAATCACAAGACCATCTTCGACAggtttacaaatttttttccaagaaatttttaaaaactttctgtTTGACTTTCGATCCTTTTCTCTTCTCATTGACCATTTGTTTCAAATAAGATCTGATAACAACAAGAACCTGCAAAAAGTCATTTAAGCAAACTCGTTATTTACTTATAAGTAATTTTATCGCAAATTCCCAAATATACTATTAACAGACTAcaaagatattaaaataaaataaaaaaatctgtttacAAGTCGGTATATAGAACGTTGACATGTCCTattgtaaatatcttaaaatataaaatttcaaacttttcttACAAATCAATTCCTACTATATCAGTGATGTAAAATGCATGTTCTTTGTAAGTTGTGAAAGTTtttatggatattttttttttttaaaaggaaaaagagattcTAAGTTATTTTTGGTAGTATAGGAGGAGATTGCAAAAATCGATAGTTTGGAGGGTGATTACAAATCTAGTGGCAATTCGAGAGAcgtttatttgtttttccatTAAACTTATACGCTCAAACACTCGGATACAAAAACTTATGGCTCATATCAATAAGAAATGAACACTAGAACATTGATAGAATGTATTATACATAGGTTCGTCCCCTGGCCTGCCCAACCCACTCTGCCCCTGTAAGGATATTGGCCGAATTTTCCATCCATTACTTCGGGCAGGTTGATAGATTCATGTTTTCTCCTATGCCGCCTAGGTTTGACCAttatctttttcatttcttcttctctgaGGAGATATTTGGAGAATAAGATTAGATGATAAATCTATAAacaatagtgaaataatttgtagataacagtgaaataatttgaattatgatgttttatagactttttaggaaataagagagaaaaagtttaataaaatattataaagttaaaatattgttagaatataattttttaatataatttttattttgaaatttgaaaaagttgaattattttttatgttatgattgaaattttgataaagttgtaatgattaggtaatgattatatgaaaatgttaaatatttaaaattaaaaagtatttgtatttaaattatatttagaaaggaaatgagatgatatgagatggaATGAAAAGAAACCATCCAATCTTCCAAACAACCCCTCAATGTCTTCTTGTTATTCTCTTAGTCTTTATCTCGATCTGAACATTTTCCTCTATCCTTCTTCTTGTCTCAATCTCCatcttgttttcttctttgttcTTCTCATGTATTTATGCTACACGTATTTATGTAACCTGTTAGCCATGCATATTATCATCTTCAACCAAATTCTAGTATTTTCATGAGAGAAGTTTGGGGCCGGATGGGTGTGAAAGAACTTTTCACACCGACCAATAATAAACAGCCACGTAGCAATTCTAAGATAGGATGAAATGCACCCGCATGTATAGAATAAAAGCTCTCCCTCTCCTTCAGTCTCTCCATCTCCCTCCTTGTCTTCACTCTCCCAGACCAATAACTAGTTTTTTTCCTGTAAATTCCGTTGTGTAAAACCCATTCAAACAACCCAAAGGAAAATTTTCTTATCAGAAATctcaataaaaacaaaaaataattacaaatctcaaattcCTCAactttctcagcaaccaaacaaaaagaaaattaaaagttctaaaaaaaaaacagtaagaGATACCCTATCCCTCTCTTTCAGTTTGTCCCCTGAATCTCTCCCCCTCCCCCATCATCTGCACTCACATTCGCACCTGATGCCTCAATTttcctcctccttctctttGTTGTTGTACCCTCTCATTTCTCCCTCCCCTTATCTTTATCTCCCTTTCTCTTGTCTCAGTTAACACTCCCTCCCTTCTCatgttttttttctctcttttcattttttttcaacgTTTTTTATTCTCTCGCCGCCGAGGAAGTAGGAACACTAAGCTTGGATAGCTTTCAACCGTTTGTGGAGGAAATCAACTCCTGCAGCAATACCAAGTATTTGGATTTTGAGAACTTTTCTCTAGACTGTCTCGATCGATGATTCTTTCTTTCGTTGACTGATATTGTGTTTctcaaagaaaattttttttacatgcgGGTGAAGATGGGGAGGGAGACGAATAGAACGAAGGAGAAGGAGAGCATTTGTTCCTTACATGTAAGTGCATTTCATCCCATCTTAAAATGCCCACGTGGCTGTTTGTTATTGGCCAGTGTAAAAAGTTCTTTCACACCCATCCGATCCCaagtttttctctattttcatttGAGAAAACCTTACCACtgattaggggtgctacccgcaccatacggtgtgGGGTAgacccccccctcccccccatgGGGCGGATGGAGAAAAACTTCCCTGTCCCCCACCCCcagtgtgcgggggcggggtacctcgtcccgcatgacggggtacggtgTGGGGGGCCAATCCGTCCGCCCCCCCACACCCTATGTCTTAGGGGTTTCAAAGCTATGtcttaggggtttcaatcaatgaaacccctaaaaaaatttagggttttggattggaaccctaacttaatttagggtcccaatccgaaaccctaacccttaaattgatttaggggtttcaaatcatgaaacccctaaatcaatttaagggttagggtttcaatgaaatttacaaaaaaaaaaaaaaaaacaatccaatgaatccaaaaatataccaatccgaaacaatcacacaatcacATGAATCCACAGCACATAATTCACAAATCCCATCCTCAATCTCtgattcaaccccatccttcctccaatctccgatcaaaactcaaaaaaaaaaaaaataaaataaaaaaattcaacggagaaaatcaaaaaAGGAGGAGAAAAGTTGTTTACCGTGTACTGTACGGCATGCATCCAACGTCATGCGTCatgcgagagagagggaggagggaacacgGCGTGCAGCAGACGGAATGGTtgcgagagggaggagggaaacCCTAAGGCGACGGGAGTGGGTTTCTGCGAAGGCCGAAGGGACTTGGGAGGGGAGGGGACTGGGGAGgggaaacgacgccgtttcatttAATGGGTTAATAATAAACCCCCTAAGATGAAGTGGCACCGTTTTGTCAACTACAAAACGTCGCTGTTTCATATAAGCACccggttattatatatatatataatatattatatattatatatatatataaccggtgcggggcgggggaaaaacggaccggggggAGTCCGTTTCCGTCCCCCGCATCCGTTGGGATCCACCATACGggccggggggccccgcccccgGCCCTAACGGTGTGGATgccccgccccgccctatgcgggggcggggcgaacggggcggggcagcgggtttCGGGGCcctgctgcccacccctaccACTGATCCAATTGTTAATACCCAAATAACAGCCCTCCAATAACCTATTGCCACGTAGCTCTTCCATCTTAAAACTTATGTGCTTGACTgtagtgaaaaaaaaatgttgtcctGTATCCGTTTGCTTTCTCCTTCATCCACAAAGCCACCGAAGGAGCTCGACCCCGAGCTGCGATGGAGTTCAACCTGAT
This genomic interval from Carya illinoinensis cultivar Pawnee chromosome 10, C.illinoinensisPawnee_v1, whole genome shotgun sequence contains the following:
- the LOC122279202 gene encoding uncharacterized protein LOC122279202; this encodes MEGDFPDQESVGSGTKRSSVSSSSRSRNRKDFFHRFLDSRDLTVKLEDWFDSLSEKSAGKSPAFDVPFELIELQKFDYALEGITFQQLIRMPNAVYASTSDAVEATAYLAIEDFLHASVKGLWEAFWSQDEPMPFSVACLSDANLKFYQAEKAIANGKLGTLCATGIMLKNPRHPSGSWDHLLELALMRPDIGSLAGDGERQPSLSVIGEALFYALRILLSRSLSRLSFSESSNTVFVLLVDSQHGGVVRVEGDIYKLEYDVNNVYECAANWIRDHARIAVSPVDRIWNKLGNANWGDLGALQVLFATFHCIMQFAGMPKHSIEDLAVDHGSRLQTRRAERQLEDTRVNGNGVFRYQQHTVSPEIVEVQEDSNNIRSEEVMKLEVGSTLWLEDSNREKGYQINELLSSAEFSYYIASPLEDPGKSLFLYVGSHPSQLEPAWENMNLWYQVQRQTKILTIMKQKGLSCKYLPQLGASGRIIHPGQCRRPSSGGNCDHPWCGTPILVTSPVGETVAEMISEGRFRSEEAIRCCHDCLSALSTAARAGIRHGDIRPENVIYVRSGVRYPYFVLIGWGHAILEDRDRPALNLHFSSTFALQEGKLCSASDAESLVYMLYFSSGGTLPDLDSVEGALQWRETSWSRRLIQQKLGDVSTVLKAFADYVDSLCGTPYLMDYDIWLRRLKRNIREEDHGKEIDTSS